From Anopheles darlingi chromosome 2, idAnoDarlMG_H_01, whole genome shotgun sequence, the proteins below share one genomic window:
- the LOC125948228 gene encoding structural maintenance of chromosomes protein 6-like: MSGLRKRSHREDVSLSQAKRTCIEANNDERDPNAIDEVQTEESEEVRNGKVLRMVLKNFMCHRHMVVEFNKRANLLVGKNGSGKSAILAAMTIGLGCNAMQTNRCSSLKDLIKHGESQAVIEIHLENANFDSYERERYGSRIVCERTINANGGGSYKLKNVNGHTISTSRSELQKILLAFNIQVDNPICVLNQDLARSLLKDSDESKQYMFFAKATQIDTIKLKLNQCAIIAEQLHHILSVREKGLKYLRQEVDVLEEKYRNLASAGRLGEMLKDLQALLAWRTVADQEQKLAEVDQEIERLRESIREKEDRIANRGTLVEESNRTVQMLRVDIEGKKTEFSTLKADYMKLRQAMQDALTQQASIERLKGKISDRLVRMQEEIRGIEQELSDRSKSGMSQVEQERQQAEREQAGLHERLAELSQHIEKVQGELATMHNALMQLKDTREQRHHERIAKRSQVASLEEQLEQLKRAPRNKLAIYGPNMPALDTRIRQLHREGKFSELPRGPLGQYIEVRDRKWVSIVETALGSSCLSAFFVATQQDWKTLDGLLRREFPDLLKCTIFTGRFAKELYDVQQGCVQELDGTHMLMNLIKVADPVVMNRLIDSAAIDTILVTEQQSIAIQLTSEVENVPENLSKVIVTEPCSEFYPQPRYRSYAIQLKPARYLQVSMGELRQRTERQCEELRRELVELNASAEEAQEAQQNQTRELHNRRKVLTDLQQELHTVEQRIEQLASLVFVEETEETTLRRELEELQAESVKLREKLETERDSLEAIQAEVRTKEQAVLEKKKSMVEIENTIRAIQLRIEDEQQKRQDLQTNEQMKRQSLQRCEDAIREQMAARSTVEEDVEKARAEALTRGSRVETTETVERLKQQIHSTDKRIRKMTQTNDNIEEIKQKLDQKLVERDEAVDYTEKLRDIMSLLNNTRENRFAYLEKLISHMSLRVKHKFKTIMQLRSYVGSMKINREAEQLTLSVVPRDAKVQNSVSSTKSLSGGERSFATVAFLIALWSCVDTPFFFLDEYDVFTDQLNRHTMTQLLVNEASKKPDRQFCFLTPQDMSEIQASSDLTIHRMDDPERC, encoded by the exons ATGAGTGGATTACGCAAAAGAAGCCATCGCGAAGACGTGAGCCTGTcgcaagcgaagcgaacgtgTATAGAggccaacaacgacgaacgTGATCCAAACGCG ATCGATGAGGTCCAAACTGAAGAGTCAGAGGAGGTACGGAACGGTAAGGTTCTTCGGATGGTGCTGAAGAACTTTATGTGCCACCGGCATATGGTGGTCGAATTCAACAAGCGCGCCAATTTGCTGGTCGGTAAAAATGGTAGCGGCAAGAGTGCTATTCTTGCGGCGATGACTATCGGCCTTGGTTGTAACGCAATGCAGACGAACCGATGCTCCAGTTTGAAAG ATCTTATTAAGCACGGCGAATCACAGGCAGTCATAGAGATTCATCTTGAAAACGCAAACTTTGATTCCTACGAACGGGAGCGCTACGGTAGTCGCATCGTGTGCGAGAGAACAATAAATGCGAACGGTGGTGGATCGTACAAATTGAAAAACGTCAACGGTCACACTATTTCGACGAGCCGCAGTGAACTCCAAAAGATACTATTGGCGTTCAATATACAGGTGGATAATCCGATCTGTGTATTGAACCAGGATTTGGCCCGTTCTCTGTTGAAAGATTCGGACGAATCGAAACAATATATGTTTTTCGCCAAAGCGACGCAGATCGATACGATcaagctgaagctgaaccAGTGTGCGATCATTGCCGAGCAGCTGCACCACATACTTTCGGTACGAGAGAAAGGCCTCAAGTACCTGCGCCAAGAGGTGGATGTGCTGGAGGAAAAATATAGGAATCTAGCATCCGCGGGAAGGTTGGGCGAGATGCTGAAGGACCTACAGGCACTACTCGCCTGGCGAACTGTCGCCGATCAGGAGCAGAAATTGGCCGAAGTCGATCAGGAGATCGAGAGGCTGCGTGAATCCATCCGAGAGAAGGAGGATCGTATCGCAAATCGTGGAACACTCGTTGAGGAATCCAATCGCACTGTACAGATGTTGCGGGTCGATATTGAGGGAAAGAAAACGGAGTTTTCTACGCTCAAGGCCGATTACATGAAATTGCGGCAAGCGATGCAAGATGCGTTGACTCAACAGGCGAGCATCGAGAGATTGAAGGGAAAGATATCGGATCGGCTGGTACGGATGCAGGAAGAGATACGAGGGATAGAGCAGGAGCTAAGTGATCGGAGTAAAAG TGGTATGAGCCAGGTGGAACAAGAAAGACAACAAGCTGAAAGGGAGCAGGCGGGACTGCACGAACGGTTGGCGGAGTTGTCGCAGCATATCGAGAAAGTTCAGGGCGAGTTGGCGACAATGCACAACGCCCTTATGCAGCTGAAGGATACTCGTGAGCAGCGCCATCATGAGCGTATCGCAAAGCGCTCGCAGGTTGCGAGTCTCGAAGAACAGCTAGAGCAGCTGAAACGAGCGCCTCGTAACAAGCTGGCTATCTATGGACCCAACATGCCGGCACTCGATACTCGCATTCGGCAGCTACATCGGGAGGGCAAGTTTTCCGAGCTGCCACGAGGTCCGCTTGGTCAGTACATTGAGGTGCGTGACCGCAAGTGGGTCTCGATCGTCGAAACTGCGTTGGGTAGCAGCTGCCTTTCTGCGTTTTTCGTTGCCACGCAACAAGACTGGAAAACGCTGGATGGGCTGCTGAGACGCGAGTTTCCGGATCTGCTCAAATGTACAATCTTTACGGGACGCTTCGCTAAAGAGCTTTACGATGTGCAGCAAGGGTGCGTGCAGGAGTTGGATGGGACGCACATGCTCATGAATCTAATCAAGGTTGCCGATCCGGTCGTGATGAATCGGTTAATCGATAGCGCAGCGATCGATACGATCCTCGTTACCGAACAGCAGAGCATTGCGATTCAGTTAACGAGCGAAGTAGAAAATGTGCCCGAAAATCTGTCCAAAGTGATCGTGACGGAACCGTGCTCGGAGTTCTACCCCCAGCCACGGTACCGCAGTTACGCCATACAGCTCAAACCGGCTCGTTATCTACAGGTCAGCATGGGTGAGCTGAGACAGCGGACGGAGCGGCAGTGTGAGGAGCTGCGTCGTGAACTAGTAGAGCTGAATGCTTCAGCAGAGGAAGCACAGGAGGcgcagcaaaaccaaacacgtGAGCTGCACAATCGGCGGAAAGTACTAACTGATTTGCAACAGGAGCTGCATACGGTGGAACAGCGGATAGAGCAGCTCGCATCGCTCGTATTTGTGGAGGAAACCGAAGAAACGACCTTGCGTCGCGAATTGGAAGAGCTTCAGGCGGAATCGGTGAAATTGCGCGAAAAGCTGGAAACCGAGCGTGATTCTCTGGAAGCGATACAGGCAGAGGTTCGAACCAAAGAGCAAGCAgtgctggagaagaagaagtccaTGGTCGAGATCGAGAATACGATCCGTGCTATTCAGCTGCGCATCGAAGATGAGCAGCAAAAGCGTCAGGATCTCCAGACAAATGAACAGATGAAACGGCAATCGCTGCAGCGCTGCGAGGATGCAATACGTGAACAGATGGCGGCGCGAAGTACCGTAGAGGAAGACGTCGAAAAAGCTCGAGCGGAAGCACTTACCAGGGGCAGTCGCGTTGAGACGACGGAAACGGTGGAGCGATTAAAGCAACAGATACATTCTACCGACAAACGCATACG GAAAATGACGCAAACGAATGACAACATCGaggaaattaaacaaaagctGGACCAGAAGTTAGTCGAACGGGATGAAGCGGTGGACTATACAGAGAAGCTTCGAGATATCATGTCGTTGCTAAACAACACACGCGAAAACCGCTTCGCCTACCTAGAGAAGCTAATCTCGCATATGTCATTGCGTGTGAAGCACAAGTTTAAG ACCATCATGCAGTTGCGCAGCTACGTAGGTTCGATGAAGATAAACCGTGAAGCGGAACAGCTGACCCTATCGGTGGTGCCCCGTGATGCGAAGGTGCAGAACTCCGTTTCCTCGACGAAATCACTATCCGGCGGTGAACGTTCGTTTGCCACCGTTGCCTTCCTGATTGCGCTTTGGTCGTGCGTAGATACGCCGTTCTTTTTCCTGGACGAGTACGACGTGTTCACCGACCAACTGAATCGGCACACGATGACACAATTGCTGGTAAACGAAGCGAGCAAGAAACCGGATCGACAGTTTTGTTTTCTCACACCACAGGACATGAGTGAGATCCAGGCGTCTAGCGATCTGACAATCCATAG AATGGATGATCCTGAGCGTTGCTAA
- the LOC125948240 gene encoding methionine-R-sulfoxide reductase B1 isoform X1 codes for MIGIICSGVRRTASVLASATQAAVRQQSVQKAKVVSGSANYTHRSICGTIAPRRVPITPGPGILLMGSTGSVTSKRERSSSSGTGHQPPQDLTMEKKEELIAKLTPLQYHVTQEAGTERPFTGKYNKFYEKGIYICVVCSQELFSSETKYDSGCGWPAFNDVLDKGKVTLHTDPSIPGGNILLLITQPGRVRTEVRCAKCAAHMGHVFEDGPPPTRKRYCINSASIEFMPAGSERKDGSS; via the exons ATGATTGGAATTATTTGTTCCGGTGTACGACGCACCGCTTCCGTCCTCGCCAGCGCGACACAGGCCGCCGTTCGTCAGCAGTCCGTGCAAAAAGCGAAAGTGGTGTCCGGTAGTGCAAATTACACGCATCGTTCAATCTGTGGAACTATCGCACCCCGGAGAGTGCCGATAACACCGGGTCCTGGCATTCTGCTGATGGGTTCTACCGGCAGTGTTACGTCGAAAAGAG AGAGATCCTCTAGTAGCGGCACCGGCCATCAGCCGCCTCAAGATCTGACgatggagaaaaaggaagagctgATCGCGAAGTTAACGCCACTGCAGTACCACGTAACGCAGGAGGCTGGCACTGAGCGGCCATTTACGGGAAAGTACAACAAATTCTACGAAAAAGGTATCTACATTTGCGTGGTGTGCAGCCAGGAGTTGTTCAGCTCTGAAACGAAGTACGATTCCGGTTGCGGTTGGCCTGCGTTCAATGATGTGCTTGACAAGGGCAAGGTGACATTGCACACCGATCCCAGCATTCCCG GGGGAAATATCCTATTGTTAATCACACAACCAGGCCGAGTTCGGACGGAGGTACGGTGTGCCAAGTGCGCCGCCCACATGGGCCACGTGTTCGAGGATGGACCGCCACCGACCCGCAAACGGTACTGCATTAATTCGGCTTCGATCGAGTTCATGCCCGCCGGTTCTGAGCGCAAGGATGGATCGAGCTAA
- the LOC125948240 gene encoding methionine-R-sulfoxide reductase B1 isoform X2 has translation MIGIICSGVRRTASVLASATQAAVRQQSVQKAKVVSGSANYTHRSICGTIAPRRVPITPGPGILLMGSTGSVTSKRERSSSSGTGHQPPQDLTMEKKEELIAKLTPLQYHVTQEAGTERPFTGKYNKFYEKGIYICVVCSQELFSSETKYDSGCGWPAFNDVLDKGKVTLHTDPSIPGRVRTEVRCAKCAAHMGHVFEDGPPPTRKRYCINSASIEFMPAGSERKDGSS, from the exons ATGATTGGAATTATTTGTTCCGGTGTACGACGCACCGCTTCCGTCCTCGCCAGCGCGACACAGGCCGCCGTTCGTCAGCAGTCCGTGCAAAAAGCGAAAGTGGTGTCCGGTAGTGCAAATTACACGCATCGTTCAATCTGTGGAACTATCGCACCCCGGAGAGTGCCGATAACACCGGGTCCTGGCATTCTGCTGATGGGTTCTACCGGCAGTGTTACGTCGAAAAGAG AGAGATCCTCTAGTAGCGGCACCGGCCATCAGCCGCCTCAAGATCTGACgatggagaaaaaggaagagctgATCGCGAAGTTAACGCCACTGCAGTACCACGTAACGCAGGAGGCTGGCACTGAGCGGCCATTTACGGGAAAGTACAACAAATTCTACGAAAAAGGTATCTACATTTGCGTGGTGTGCAGCCAGGAGTTGTTCAGCTCTGAAACGAAGTACGATTCCGGTTGCGGTTGGCCTGCGTTCAATGATGTGCTTGACAAGGGCAAGGTGACATTGCACACCGATCCCAGCATTCCCG GCCGAGTTCGGACGGAGGTACGGTGTGCCAAGTGCGCCGCCCACATGGGCCACGTGTTCGAGGATGGACCGCCACCGACCCGCAAACGGTACTGCATTAATTCGGCTTCGATCGAGTTCATGCCCGCCGGTTCTGAGCGCAAGGATGGATCGAGCTAA
- the LOC125948231 gene encoding uncharacterized protein LOC125948231 isoform X2, with translation MVARAGRSRLLACLGLLILMVGFLTVFHNSQQQLDELRQLGMRCEQQAKSVQAQMEVVVDQKLRLENSLASERVINEANRKELKQRAKEEKEEHSKTSMEANIRYASLQQQCNLVKSQLGDLTEECSKSKKQQSEEINSLRLKVSELQGKVLRHQQESASDVDHLKAQIAQLKNEQANAEGALRKQLHDKDVVIEKLRELATKMEKENAHYLERCKLPADQLPEQHHRYRDVLEQLSASASLKAAANPVHSFNEQLPIIPKPVPAVAPDNMNVLQEPRLLKTSTSTPAGANGGKHGYAGSSDRNLQLPILAAPTVLPGLSVAEHSSKRTGDSMGAAGGGTMAGKGAGSTSSTSTTTTSASRGAGVAPNRGASSAVRKPLANHRRSKPVPEGIVPFPDVMPDVLLEENISEPVILDNRYANVVAAAAADAGSTGKIKAGGVGGEKHHGAVADARHGDLNFMRGGVGVNPEADNGAQEEHDGDGGAAGGAGKRGAVDTANEPGNDGDNEQMLGADENLNAAEEDTNLYDQNGNGNKPFGNPLLDQQLEYNEVIPGAARQHRRRIGGVKRKGGDGGAAAAGGGADSKAAAIIDRMGDKLINEIAHDHGKEGDNYPNEMEDLHLVGNEAEEEDVSDYDDPTALKQGHAERH, from the exons ATGGTAGCACGCGCGGGACGTAGCCGCTTGTTGGCGTGCCTAGGATTGCTGATCCTGATGGTCGGCTTCCTGACCGTGTTCCACAACTCACAACAGCAACTGGATGAACTGCGCCAGcttgggatgcggtgcgaacAACAGGCCAAATCCGTTCAAGCCCAGATGGAAGTGGTCGTCGATCAGAAGCTGCGGTTGGAGAATTCGCTCGCCTCCGAGCGTGTCATTAACGAGGCAAACCGGAAGGAGCTGAAACAGCGagcgaaggaggaaaaggaggaacacAGTAAAACGTCGATGGAGGCCAACATCCGGTACGCATCgctacagcagcagtgcaATCTGGTGAAGAGTCAGCTCGGTGACCTCACGGAAGAGtgcagcaaaagcaagaaACAGCAATCCGAGGAGATAAACTCGTTGCGGCTGAAGGTGTCGGAACTGCAGGGGAAGGTGTTGCGCCACCAGCAAGAATCGGCCAGCGATGTCGATCACTTGAAG GCACAAATAGCTCAATTGAAGAACGAGCAAGCCAATGCGGAAGGCGCATTGCGGAAACAGCTACACGATAAGGATGTGGTCATCGAAAAGCTAAGGGAACTGGCGACAAAGATGGAAAAAGAGAATGCACACTACCTCGAGCGATGCAAGTTACCGGCAGACCAGTTGCCAGAGCaacaccaccgctaccgcGATGTGCTGGAACAGCTGTCTGCTAGCGCTTCGCTGAAGGCGGCGGCCAATCCGGTGCACAGCTTCAACGAGCAGCTTCCC ATCATTCCCAAACCCGTGCCTGCGGTCGCGCCCGATAACATGAACGTGCTACAAGAGCCACGCTTGCTGAAAACATCCACCTCAACCCCCGCCGGAGCGAACGGTGGTAAGCACGGTTACGCTGGTTCATCGGATCGCAACCTACAGCTGCCCATACTGGCCGCACCGACCGTGCTACCGGGATTATCCGTGGCCGAACATTCCAGCAAGCGAACAGGCGATTCCAtgggtgctgctggcggtggtacgATGGCTGGCAAGGGGGCAGGTAGCACCAGTAGTACCTCAACCACCACAACTTCAGCATCGCGCGGTGCCGGAGTGGCACCGAATCGGGGTGCAAGCTCGGCTGTACGAAAGCCGCTCGCTAACCATCGCCGCTCCAAACCCGTTCCGGAAGGCATCGTGCCCTTTCCGGATGTAATGCCCGATGTGCTGCTCGAGGAGAACATCAGTGAGCCAGTTATCCTGGACAATCGGTACGCGAACGTGGTggctgcagcggctgctgaCGCAGGATCGACCGGGAAGATCAAAGcaggcggcgtcggcggcgaaAAACATCACGGAGCAGTGGCCGATGCTAGGCATGGAGATTTGAACTTTATGCGCGGTGGGGTTGGCGTTAACCCGGAGGCTGATAATGGTGCCCAAGAGGagcatgatggtgatggtggagccGCTGGAGGAGCTGGCAAGCGTGGTGCAGTGGACACGGCCAATGAACCCGGTAACGATGGTGACAATGAGCAGATGCTCGGTGCGGATGAAAACCTAAACGCAGCGGAagaggacaccaatctgtaCGATcaaaatggcaatggcaataaACCGTTCGGCAATCCGCTGCTCGATCAGCAGCTCGAATACAACGAGGTGATTCCGGGAGCCGCCAGACAACACCGACGACGGATCGGTGGAGTGAAGCGGAaaggtggcgatggtggtgctgctgccgccggtggtggtgctgacagTAAAGCGGCGGCCATCATCGATCGGATGGGTGATAAGTTGATCAACGAAATTGCGCACGATCACGGGAAAGAAGGTGACAATTATCCGAACGAGATGGAAGATCTACATCTCGTCGGCAATGAAgcggaggaagaagatg TGAGTGATTACGATGATCCAACGGCACTGAAACAGGGACATGCCGAGCGTCACTAG
- the LOC125948231 gene encoding uncharacterized protein LOC125948231 isoform X1, whose product MVARAGRSRLLACLGLLILMVGFLTVFHNSQQQLDELRQLGMRCEQQAKSVQAQMEVVVDQKLRLENSLASERVINEANRKELKQRAKEEKEEHSKTSMEANIRYASLQQQCNLVKSQLGDLTEECSKSKKQQSEEINSLRLKVSELQGKVLRHQQESASDVDHLKAQIAQLKNEQANAEGALRKQLHDKDVVIEKLRELATKMEKENAHYLERCKLPADQLPEQHHRYRDVLEQLSASASLKAAANPVHSFNEQLPVSEDRYRIPVALKARNSKVNSTTTTTTTTTTTSSLGLSVSVSSLSGFSLSPIDTNNRRPVPKASEEQETRVIANPFEALVPARAEAYVGRRWHSGARTAREPAQPPPNQASVLDGGIINSVENFQIIPKPVPAVAPDNMNVLQEPRLLKTSTSTPAGANGGKHGYAGSSDRNLQLPILAAPTVLPGLSVAEHSSKRTGDSMGAAGGGTMAGKGAGSTSSTSTTTTSASRGAGVAPNRGASSAVRKPLANHRRSKPVPEGIVPFPDVMPDVLLEENISEPVILDNRYANVVAAAAADAGSTGKIKAGGVGGEKHHGAVADARHGDLNFMRGGVGVNPEADNGAQEEHDGDGGAAGGAGKRGAVDTANEPGNDGDNEQMLGADENLNAAEEDTNLYDQNGNGNKPFGNPLLDQQLEYNEVIPGAARQHRRRIGGVKRKGGDGGAAAAGGGADSKAAAIIDRMGDKLINEIAHDHGKEGDNYPNEMEDLHLVGNEAEEEDVSDYDDPTALKQGHAERH is encoded by the exons ATGGTAGCACGCGCGGGACGTAGCCGCTTGTTGGCGTGCCTAGGATTGCTGATCCTGATGGTCGGCTTCCTGACCGTGTTCCACAACTCACAACAGCAACTGGATGAACTGCGCCAGcttgggatgcggtgcgaacAACAGGCCAAATCCGTTCAAGCCCAGATGGAAGTGGTCGTCGATCAGAAGCTGCGGTTGGAGAATTCGCTCGCCTCCGAGCGTGTCATTAACGAGGCAAACCGGAAGGAGCTGAAACAGCGagcgaaggaggaaaaggaggaacacAGTAAAACGTCGATGGAGGCCAACATCCGGTACGCATCgctacagcagcagtgcaATCTGGTGAAGAGTCAGCTCGGTGACCTCACGGAAGAGtgcagcaaaagcaagaaACAGCAATCCGAGGAGATAAACTCGTTGCGGCTGAAGGTGTCGGAACTGCAGGGGAAGGTGTTGCGCCACCAGCAAGAATCGGCCAGCGATGTCGATCACTTGAAG GCACAAATAGCTCAATTGAAGAACGAGCAAGCCAATGCGGAAGGCGCATTGCGGAAACAGCTACACGATAAGGATGTGGTCATCGAAAAGCTAAGGGAACTGGCGACAAAGATGGAAAAAGAGAATGCACACTACCTCGAGCGATGCAAGTTACCGGCAGACCAGTTGCCAGAGCaacaccaccgctaccgcGATGTGCTGGAACAGCTGTCTGCTAGCGCTTCGCTGAAGGCGGCGGCCAATCCGGTGCACAGCTTCAACGAGCAGCTTCCCGTGAGTGAAGACCGTTATCGCATCCCGGTAGCGTTAAAAGCCCGTAATTCCAAAGTCAAcagtacgacgacgaccaccacgaccactaccaccacctcttccCTTGGACTTTCGGTGTCGGTTAGCTCTCTGTCGGGTTTCTCCCTTTCCCCAATCGATACTAACAATCGCCGGCCCGTTCCGAAGGCTTCCGAAGAGCAGGAAACGCGCGTCATCGCTAACCCGTTCGAGGCGCTCGTTCCGGCGCGTGCGGAAGCCTACGTTGGCCGCCGGTGGCACTCCGGTGCCCGCACCGCACGGGAACCAGCGCAGCCACCGCCGAACCAGGCTAGTGTGCTCGATGGTGGAATCATTAATTCTGTGGAAAATTTTCAGATCATTCCCAAACCCGTGCCTGCGGTCGCGCCCGATAACATGAACGTGCTACAAGAGCCACGCTTGCTGAAAACATCCACCTCAACCCCCGCCGGAGCGAACGGTGGTAAGCACGGTTACGCTGGTTCATCGGATCGCAACCTACAGCTGCCCATACTGGCCGCACCGACCGTGCTACCGGGATTATCCGTGGCCGAACATTCCAGCAAGCGAACAGGCGATTCCAtgggtgctgctggcggtggtacgATGGCTGGCAAGGGGGCAGGTAGCACCAGTAGTACCTCAACCACCACAACTTCAGCATCGCGCGGTGCCGGAGTGGCACCGAATCGGGGTGCAAGCTCGGCTGTACGAAAGCCGCTCGCTAACCATCGCCGCTCCAAACCCGTTCCGGAAGGCATCGTGCCCTTTCCGGATGTAATGCCCGATGTGCTGCTCGAGGAGAACATCAGTGAGCCAGTTATCCTGGACAATCGGTACGCGAACGTGGTggctgcagcggctgctgaCGCAGGATCGACCGGGAAGATCAAAGcaggcggcgtcggcggcgaaAAACATCACGGAGCAGTGGCCGATGCTAGGCATGGAGATTTGAACTTTATGCGCGGTGGGGTTGGCGTTAACCCGGAGGCTGATAATGGTGCCCAAGAGGagcatgatggtgatggtggagccGCTGGAGGAGCTGGCAAGCGTGGTGCAGTGGACACGGCCAATGAACCCGGTAACGATGGTGACAATGAGCAGATGCTCGGTGCGGATGAAAACCTAAACGCAGCGGAagaggacaccaatctgtaCGATcaaaatggcaatggcaataaACCGTTCGGCAATCCGCTGCTCGATCAGCAGCTCGAATACAACGAGGTGATTCCGGGAGCCGCCAGACAACACCGACGACGGATCGGTGGAGTGAAGCGGAaaggtggcgatggtggtgctgctgccgccggtggtggtgctgacagTAAAGCGGCGGCCATCATCGATCGGATGGGTGATAAGTTGATCAACGAAATTGCGCACGATCACGGGAAAGAAGGTGACAATTATCCGAACGAGATGGAAGATCTACATCTCGTCGGCAATGAAgcggaggaagaagatg TGAGTGATTACGATGATCCAACGGCACTGAAACAGGGACATGCCGAGCGTCACTAG
- the LOC125948237 gene encoding thiamine transporter 1-like, whose translation MQEWLKISLLLCTFGFLKEIRPSEPFIVNYLEGPWRNFTITEITQEAFPIGTYSYLAQLAVIFLVTDLLRYKPIIIVNGIAGIIVWSMLTWTTTLTGLKVLELFYGTYCAAEVAYYSYIYAKVDREHYQKVTSHTRAAIYSGRFLAASLAQLLVHFEAMDYRQLNYLSLAGQISATIWALFLPSVKTSMYFHRRSPITLAASEPPSSSAVGVNGSHSGFNGQPLSVDPWQSSNGSSIENGTANHQAVIKDDRSIDEDVDSSEGGHQQRNRCEQLRGAFVLLWSHFRTSFTNRSVLQWSIWYALAMAGYIQITAYVQALWQSIDVTQPAIWNGAVEAALTLLGAIVSLLAGYLHSGFLKPRTSLMALALLSLAAGGAMLLATKTTDLIVSYVAYLVFGVLYAFAITVVSAEIAKNIADDCFGLVFGFNTLVALSIQTLLTVSVTDAEGWFALDVFGQFTVFSYYFVAIAIVYTTFLLLEVISSVVRRYKT comes from the exons ATGCAAGAATGGCTCAAAATATCGTTGCTCCTTTGCACGTTTGGCTTTTTGAAGGAAATCCGCCCTAGTGAACCCTTTATCGTGAACTACCTTGAAGGACCATGGCGCAATTTTACGATCACGGAA ATCACCCAGGAAGCATTTCCCATTGGGACGTACTCCTACTTGGCACAGCTGGCCGTCATCTTTCTGGTGACGGATTTGCTGCGCTACaaaccgatcatcatcgtaaACGGTATCGCCGGGATCATCGTATGGAGCATGCTGACATGGACGACGACACTAACCGGGCTAAAGGTGCTGGAGCTGTTTTACGGCACGTACTGTGCGGCCGAGGTCGCTTACTATAGCTACATCTACGCCAAGGTCGATCGAGAGCACTACCAGAAGGTGACATCGCATACCCGTGCAGCCATTTACTCGGGACGCTTCCTAGCAGCCAGCTTGGCTCAACTGCTGGTTCACTTTGAAGCGATGGACTACCGGCAGCTTAACTATTTGTCATTGGCAGGCCAGATCAGTGCCACCATTTGGGCATTGTTTCTACCCTCGGTCAAGACAAGCATGTACTTCCATCGGCGATCACCCATCACACTAGCTGCCTCTGAACCCCCCTCCTCTTCAGCTGTCGGTGTGAATGGGAGCCATAGTGGGTTCAATGGCCAACCACTTTCCGTAGATCCGTGGCAGTCTTCGAACGGTTCTTCCATCGAAAATGGTACCGCAAATCATCAGGCTGTGATTAAGGACGATCGTTCTATCGATGAGGATGTGGATAGCTCCGAAGGCGGTCACCAGCAGCGCAATCGATGTGAGCAACTGCGAGGAGCCTTCGTCCTTCTGTGGTCTCACTTCCGGACGTCCTTCACCAACCGTAGCGTGCTGCAGTGGAGCATCTGGTATGCACTCGCAATGGCCGGTTATATACAGATCACGGCCTATGTACAAGCGCTTTggcaatcgatcgacgttACACAGCCCGCCATTTGGAACGGGGCCGTCGAGGCGGCCCTCACCCTGCTCGGTGCCATCGTATCGCTGCTAGCCGGCTATCTGCATAGTGGTTTCCTTAAACCACGCACCAGCTTGATGGCACTGGCACTACTCTCGctggctgccggtggtgcgatgctgctggccacgaaAACGACGGACTTGATCGTCTCGTACGTTGCGTATCTGGTATTTGGTGTCCTGTACGCATTCGCCATTACCGTCGTGAGTGCGGAGATTGCGAAAAACATCGCAGACGATTGCTTCGGTCTGGTGTTTGGCTTCAACACGCTCGTCGCACTGTCGATCCAGACGCTACTTACCGTTTCGGTGACCGATGCGGAAGGATGGTTCGCGCTGGACGTGTTTGGGCAGTTCACGGTGTTTAGCTACTACTTCGTAGCTATCGCAATCGTGTATACGACTTTCTTGTTGCTCGAGGTGATTTCCAGCGTGGTACGTCGTTACAAAACTTAA